The proteins below come from a single Tigriopus californicus strain San Diego chromosome 3, Tcal_SD_v2.1, whole genome shotgun sequence genomic window:
- the LOC131878230 gene encoding formin-like protein — protein sequence MKAGSIKSASIDIVHVSPGEREDFDMGGTQSAVSNDSKHASNGSGTVASIDSVGPIRRTTAIRRPMPPEEELERRFNEVLIQMDLPPERAKLLRGFDNEKKWDIICDQEQVHARDPPSTYLTKIKTYLDPTASKSSKKIRSLGDNTSTQVLRNLEISLRTNNIEWVREFLNPENRGLDVLVDYLNGRLMVMRHTLLAADGTDSSDSALSFGTMDSKKSSTLMGSLRSTTTLKKSTHNTSLDLEGPRISKLMRHSTKLKMGDTTDDIHVCIMCLRAIMNNKFGFNMVIKHKRAIGCIALSLIHRKLRTKALVLELLAAICLVKGGHEIILAAFNHFKVEMNETHRFETLMQYFDNPESFQIEFMVACMQFINIVVHSVEDMNFRVALQWEFSALGLDDCLERLRNNESEELSVQISAYLDNEFDVSALMEEADTKNAALERVHDLEEELGRLNELLQELESEAMSKQVELENEIHDLTRERDLLLEKSQQVESDYSTLRKTMSTKEEDSKRRQSLLEERIKSLEAEKSTLSSSGGPRASASSTTAGAPPPPPPPAPAPPPPPPPPPPMASAGPPPPPPPGPPPPPKAPGAPGAPPPPPGMGNMLRTDPNLTIKRAVQTTYKLPTVHWVALKPNDTKDTIWYVMDDMKLMNDLDFASFEEEFKLDSRPNKRSQVATSQADNASTPKKVPVKQLDTLMEHTRLKNMAICKRKLPDIPISDLIRAINALDIQTLSMDAIELLQRMVPLDVEIKAYREYNMAKKDVENLTEEDRIMRQFSCVERFATKLQIMAFMSSFEENVKMVKPQVNAITLASKSLRQSKKMKRVLELILCFGNYMNSTKKGPCYGFKLQSLDSLTITKSTDKKQTLVHYLADLVLKRFPELKGFDAELTFLDKAAQYSLENIMTDVRELEKGMELTRRELENRLSTPNAKDKAKVVQNQSLKEFVDMAGESVGNVRSEADRAQKLFTDCVEYFGENPKMIDANTFFGYFVRFIATWRQSELDNEKRRKLLQQKQSQNQNSQENERNENEKRNQRKNLQNALINEFKNKTAGSGGGGGGGKSQSHIKPDEVKDGTLEDLIMSMKNEPYRANVNDAMRKSFRRQRSNQMTISTCTAESGAL from the exons ATGAAAGCTGGAAGCATCAA ATCCGCTTCAATTGACATAGTCCATGTAAGTCCAGGGGAGCGGGAGGATTTCGACATGGGTGGAACACAAAGTGCAGTGTCCAATGACTCGAAACACGCCTCCAATGGGAGTGGCACTGTGGCCTCCATTGATTCCGTTGGTCCAATACGACGGACTACGGCCATACGACGTCCCATGCCACCCGAGGAAGAACTCGAAAGACGCTTCAATGAGGTGCTTATCCAAATGGATTTGCCACCGGAGCGGGCTAAGCTTCTTCGAGGCTTTGATAACGAGAAAAAATGGGACATCATatgtgaccaagagcaagtgCACGCCCGAGACCCGCCCTCGACTTATCTGACCAAAATTAAGACTTACCTAGATCCAACGGCTTCCAAAAGTTCCAAGAAGATCCGAAGTCTCGGGGACAACACCTCCACTCAAGTGCTCCGAAATCTTGAGATCTCTTTGCGGACCAATAATATCGAGTGGGTCCGAGAATTTCTCAACCCCGAGAATCGGGGGCTAGATGTGCTAGTAGACTACTTAAATGGGCGGTTGATGGTGATGCGCCATACTCTGCTAGCGGCAGATGGAACGGATTCAAGTGATTCTGCTTTGTCATTCGGAACGATGGATTCGAAAAAATCTTCCACGCTAATGGGATCCTTGCGGTCCACAACCACGCTCAAAAAGTCCACACACAACACGAGTTTAGACCTGGAAGGACCAAGAATCTCGAAATTGATGCGACATTCCACGAAACTCAAGATGGGTGACACCACCGATGATATCCACGTCTGTATTATGTGTCTCCGTGCCATCATGAACAATAAGTTTGGCTTCAACATGGTCATCAAACACAAGCGAGCCATTGGGTGCATCGCTTTAAGTCTT ATTCACCGAAAACTCCGCACAAAAGCTTTAGTTCTGGAGCTCCTGGCTGCCATTTGTCTAGTCAAGGGTGGTCATGAAATTATCTTAGCCGCCTTCAACCATTTCAAGGTCGAAATGAACGAGACTCATCGATTTGAGACCCTAATGCAGTACTTTGATAATCCGGAATCCTTCCAAATCGAGTTTATGGTGGCGTGTATGCAATTCATCAACATTGTTGTGCACTCCGTCGAGGACATGAACTTTCGCGTGGCTCTCCAATGGGAATTCTCAGCTTTGGGCTTGGACGATTGCTTGGAACGGCTTCGAAACAACGAATCTGAAGAGCTCTCAGTCCAAATCTCAGCGTATTTGGACAACGAATTTGATGTATCTGCGCTCATGGAAGAGGCAGATACCAAAAATGCAGCGTTGGAACGAGTTCATGATTTGGAGGAAGAGTTGGGACGGTTGAACGAGCTTTTACAAGAATTAGAG AGCGAAGCCATGTCCAAACAAGTCGAACTTGAGAATGAAATCCACGATCTGACACGAGAACGCGATCTCCTCTTGGAGAAGAGTCAACAAGTGGAAAGTGATTATTCCACTTTGCGGAAGACCATGAGCACCAAGGAAGAAGATTCCAAGCGGAGACAGTCGCTTCTCGAGGAACGCATCAAATCTCTTGAAGCCGAGAAAAGCACACTTTCCAGCTCCGGTGGGCCACGAGCATCGGCTTCGTCGACAACCGCTGGAGCACCTCCACCCCCACCACCTCCAGCTCCtgcccctcctcctcctcctccacccccGCCACCCATGGCTTCTGCTGGaccgcctcctcctccgccaCCGGGGCCACCCCCTCCACCGAAGGCACCCGGAGCCCCAGGAGCACCCCCTCCACCCCCAGGGATGGGAAACATGTTACGGACAGATCCCAATCTCACCATCAAACGTGCTGTTCAAACTACTTACAAACTTCCCACCGTACATTGGGTGGCATTAAAGCCCAATGATACCAAGGACACAATATG GTATGTAATGGATGACATGAAGTTAATGAACGATCTAGACTTTGCATCCTTTGAGGAGGAGTTCAAACTGGACAGTCGACCTAATAAACGAAGTCAAGTGGCCACTTCGCAGGCAGATAATGCTTCTACGCCGAAAAAGGTGCCTGTCAAGCAATTGGACACATTGATGGAGCACACACGACTAAAGAACATGGCCATTTGCAAACGAAAGCTCCCGGACATCCCAATATCGGACCTTATTCGGGCCATCAATGCTTTAGACATTCAAACGCTCTCGATGGACGCCATTGAACTCCTTCAACGAATGGTTCCATTGGACGTCGAAATCAAGGCCTACCGAGAGTACAATATGGCCAAAAAGGATGTGGAAAATCTGACTGAGGAAGATCGAATTATGCGGCAATTCTCTTGTGTCGAGAGATTTGCCACTAAGTTGCAAATCATGGCTTTTATGTCGAGCTTTGAGGAGAATGTGAAGATGGTGAAGCCTCAAGTGAATGCGATAACGTTGGCCTCGAAGTCTCTTCGACAGAGCAAAAAGATGAAGCGTGTCTTGGAGCTCATCCTTTGCTTTGGAAACTACATGAATTCCACTAAAAAAGGCCCATGCTATGGTTTTAAACTTCAAAGTCTGGATTCACTGACCATCACGAAGTCCACGGACAAGAAACAAACCCTGGTTCATTACCTGGCGGATTTGGTACTGAAGCGATTCCCCGAGCTCAAAGGGTTTGACGCTGAACTAACTTTTCTGGACAAGGCCGCTCAATACTCGTTAGAAAACATTATGACAGATGTCAGGGAGTTAGAAAAAGGAATGGAACTGACGAGACGAGAATTGGAAAACCGGCTCTCCACTCCAAATGCCAAGGATAAAGCCAAAGTGGTTCAAAATCAGTCCTTGAAAGAGTTTGTGGATATGGCCGGCGAGTCGGTGGGGAATGTACGATCTGAAGCTGACCGAGCTCAAAAGCTGTTCACCGATTGTGTGGAATATTTTGGCGAGAACCCCAAGATGATCGATGCTAACACATTCTTTGGCTACTTTGTGCGGTTTATTGCCACGTGGCGGCAATCCGAGTTGGACAACGAGAAGCGAAGAAAGCTGCTTCAGCAGAAGCaatctcaaaatcaaaactctCAAGAGAATGAGCGGAACGAGAATGAAAAGCGAAATCAAAGGAAGAACCTGCAAAATGCTCTGATTAACGAATTCAAGAACAAGACTGCGGGCAGTGGTGGCGGGGGAGGAGGCGGTAAAAGCCAGAGTCATATCAAGCCTGATGAAGTGAAGGATGGCACCCTAGAAGACCTGATCATGAGCATGAAAAACGAGCCTTATCGGGCCAACGTCAACGATGCCATGAGGAAATCATTTCGTCGACAGCGAAGTAATCAGATGACCATTTCAACGTGCACTGCCGAGAGCGGAGCGCTCTGA
- the LOC131878236 gene encoding sialin-like codes for MPRPMSASGFWPPLRALPAFLLFLGTFVNYVTRVNINIAIISMTNNASSLCANRSSSDSVIDSNGHQIFCWTENQKSLAKGAFYYGYIFLQIPGGRLSELLGTRLVLGTSTAVSTILTLLTPILAKWNVWILIVNRVIMGLVQGVLFPSINPMMIRWTSEDEHARFAALASMGGTFGTIFIYPVCGMILSAYDWQAVFYISGVVIALWVVAWFYLITDDPSQHRWITEEELRHIRHNRILSDVETRQKLPLCQILTNIPVIAIAFCSFSNDWGLYLLLTEGPNFMSNVLGKDIATIGFLSSLPYIGRFLMSQASSALVDHYVARPLIVSKLTIRRICFGLMTLSPALGLAIMGFITTDWGLCIAVMTLAFTLNGFNMPAYMNVVDVAPSFSGTVNGIVNGFGAGTGFVVPLITAAFTSENPSNPLGWRYVFLLATVIYGFAFCFYLFAGSAEPQRFNYIHAGPLAHNSDDLEGDGNENEIGNLIGGD; via the exons ATGCCTCGACCAATGAGCGCGTCTGGTTTTTGGCCTCCATTACGTGCCTTGCCAGCCTTTTTACTATTCCTGGGGACATTCGTTAACTATGTGACACGTGTGAACATTAATATTGCTATTATTTCCATGACCAACAACGCGAGCTCCTTATGTGCGAATCGGTCCTCATCTGACAG CGTAATCGACTCCAATGGACATCAGATCTTTTGCTGGACTGAAAATCAGAAGAGTTTGGCCAAGGGAGCTTTCTATTATGGGtacattttccttcaaattccTGGGGGTCGTTTGTCCGAGCTCTTGGGTACGCGTTTGGTTCTTGGTACATCTACAGCAGTCTCCACCATCCTCACCCTTCTCACGCCGATTTTGGCCAAATGGAATGTTTGGATTCTGATTGTGAACAGAGTCATTATGGGACTTGTCCAAGGGGTACTCTTTCCTAGTATCAACCCGATGATGATTCGTTGGACATCTGAGGACGAGCATGCTAGATTTGCAGCTTTAGCGTCCATGGGTGGGACATTTGGTACTATATTCATTTACCCGGTGTGTGGGATGATCTTATCTGCTTACGATTGGCAG GCTGTGTTTTACATATCCGGGGTAGTGATAGCTCTGTGGGTTGTGGCCTGGTTTTATCTAATTACTGATGACCCCAGTCAACATCGATGGATTACCGAGGAAGAATTACGACACATCCGTCACAACCGGATTCTTTCGGATGTGGAGACCCGCCAAAAGCTACCTCTCTGTCAGATCCTGACGAACATTCCTGTGATAGCAATTGCCTTTTGTAGCTTCTCCAATGATTGGGGATTGTATCTTCTTCTGACGGAAGGACCCAACTTCATGTCCAACGTTTTGGGCAAGGATATTGCCACG ATTGGTTTTTTGAGCTCACTCCCGTATATTGGAAGGTTTTTGATGTCTCAGGCATCATCGGCATTAGTTGACCATTACGTGGCTCGACCActcattgtttcaaaattgaccatCAGACGAATTTGCTTTGGGTTGATGACGCTCTCGCCAGCTTTGGGATTGGCAATCATGGGGTTCATCACCACAGATTGGGGATTGTGCATTGCCGTAATGACCTTGG CTTTCACTCTGAACGGATTCAATATGCCTGCGTATATGAACGTAGTTGACGTGGCTCCCAGTTTTTCCGGAACAGTCAATGGAATCGTTAATGGGTTTGGAGCAGGGACGGGTTTCGTTGTGCCGTTGATTACAGCAGCTTTCACCTCCGAAAATCCAAGCAATCCATTAGGGTGGCGATATGTATTCCTTCTTGCTACCGTAATCTACGGGTTTGCCTTTTGTTTCTACCTGTTTGCGGGAAGTGCCGAACCGCAACGGTTCAATTACATCCATGCTGGACCGCTCGCACACAACTCTGACGATCTAGAAGGCGATGGCAACGAGAATGAAATTGGGAACTTGATCGGGGGCGATTGA
- the LOC131878231 gene encoding protein Fe65 homolog: MTHEDRRRSLPPSLSSSTLLHNHLNNICTTMASEQRVGHLDEDYSLFLSENGHLSFENPNYQMASIDPSRLDDHLNSNIQPSIPVSMYEELKHELDASVLRTGSGNNSSSGSSPKSSSRRNYAQMDVCSMGVDVSLGPSTTLDNKISEEKMRDSVDKLDKFIQHSTEQLTKGEIESDKLVETSKEKCDKSDGEVDTKEEESNLITSCVKRRPKKRHTNSSQANGLPLGWERHEDDEGPYYWHVKSGNIQREPPKESNDEDRSALVRNIRSSRIFEEDFDPIVATTSVTAASNFHKSSNGTMSKSCTSSSIADLAKEKAQLDQDAKNGSADWKRRSMPPGKSANEADESKIIQVQVQSLGWVELREDELTPENSSKAVNRCIVQLSSGTNSQNEPAGQWGEGNHLSLEISDGSLKLIQPGNGLLLNSQPIHSIRVWGVGRDNGRDFAYVARDKHTRKHMCHVFRCDAPARAIANALRDICKKILIERSLAQSSSKLSGFSHRDQSGSATGSTPTSARRDRVLRPTSLGGNFNSKLQTKAVPAPESFPTPMEEPRKVMKALLLGNVQVNKPCGIDIIHSAINQMLDTIPRSEWKPVSVAVAPSTVTISFADSKEPDLDCRVRFLSFMGIGENTQHGAFIMHTAQDTFVCYVFHVEPCAGPLCKTIEAACKLRYQKCLDARPQRAIVGDRGQNPNNRGSIGATIKNMFGNWTSKNRLQSPPS, from the exons ATGACTCATGAGGACAGAAGAAGAAGCCTGCCACCTTCGCTGTCTTCTTCGACCCTCCTTCACAACCATTTGAATAATATTTGTACTACCATGGCCTCCGAACAGAGAGTTGGCCATTTGGACGAGGATTACAGCCTTTTCCTCAGTGAGAACGGCCATCTCAGCTTCGAGAATCCAAACTATCAAATGGCCTCCATTGATCCAAGCCGACTAGACGACCATTTGAATTCGAATATCCAACCCAGCATTCCAGTGAGCATGTATGAAGAGCTCAAGCACGAACTCGACGCGAGTGTTCTCAGGACCGGGAGCGGAAATAACAGTAGCAGTGGAAGCTCCCCAAAATCGTCGAGTCGCAGGAATTACGCTCAAATGGATGTGTGTTCCATGGGAGTAGATGTTAGTTTGGGCCCTTCCACAACTCTAGATAACAAAATCTCGGAGGAGAAAATGCGTGATTCTGTGGATAAATTAGACAAATTCATCCAACATTCCACAGAGCAGCTAACCAAGGGGGAGATCGAGTCTGACAAGTTAGTTGAAACTAGCAAGGAAAAGTGCGACAAGTCCGATGGTGAGGTTGACACAAAAGAAGAGGAATCCAACTTGATTACCTCTTGCGTTAAAAGGAGGCCGAAAAAGCGACACACCAACTCTAGTCAGGCCAACGGCCTCCCACTCGGCTGGGAACgacatgaagatgatgaaggccCTTATTACTGGCACGTCAAAAGTGGAAACATCCAGCGAGAGCCACCCAAAGAATCCAACGACGAAGACAGATCCGCACTTGTCAGAAATATTAGGTCTTCCAGGATCTTTGAAGAAGATTTTGACCCCATTGTCGCCACCACATCCGTAACTGCCGCATCCAATTTTCATAAATCCTCCAACGGCACCATGTCCAAAAGCTGCACATCTTCTTCCATCGCGGACTTGGCCAAGGAGAAAGCCCAGCTGGACCAAGATGCTAAAAATGGATCAGCCGATTGGAAACGACGAAGCATGCCTCCAGGAAAGTCAGCGAATGAGGCCGACGAATCCAAGATTATACAA GTTCAGGTCCAATCCTTAGGATGGGTAGAGCTCAGAGAGGATGAGCTCACGCCGGAGAACAGCAGCAAAGCCGTTAATCGATGCATTGTACAACTCTCTTCGGGCACCAACTCTCAAAACGAGCCTGCAGGTCAATGGGGCGAAGGCAACCACCTCAGTCTAGAGATTAGCGACGGATCCCTCAAACTGATACAGCCCGGAAATGGCTTGCTCTTGAACTCTCAACCCATTCATTCCATTCGAGTATGGGGTGTGGGTCGAGATAATGGGCGAGACTTTGCCTATGTTGCCAGGGACAAACACACGAGGAAGCACATGTGCCACGTGTTCCGGTGTGATGCCCCAGCCCGAGCCATTGCCAACGCTCTGCGCGACATTTGCAAGAAGATCCTGATTGAAAGGAGTTTGGCCCAGTCCTCGAGTAAGCTGAGCGGATTCTCGCACAGGGATCAATCGGGGTCGGCAACCGGTTCCACGCCAACCAGCGCGCGGCGCGACCGAGTTCTGAGGCCAACCAGCTTGGGTGGGAATTTCAACTCGAAATTGCAAACGAAGGCTGTTCCCGCTCCCGAGTCGTTTCCAACTCCAATGGAGGAGCCCAGGAAGGTGATGAAGGCGCTTCTTTTGGGCAATGTCCAAGTGAATAAACCATGCGGGATTGACATCATTCACAGTGCCATTAATCAAATGCTGGACACGATCCCAAGGTCCGAATGGAAACCGGTGTCTGTGGCAGTGGCGCCTTCAACGGTCACGATTTCCTTTGCCGATTCCAAGGAGCCTGATCTCGATTGTCGAGTGCGGTTTCTGTCCTTCATGGGCATTGGAGAAAACACCCAACACGGGGCGTTCATCATGCATACCGCTCAAGACACATTTGTCTGCTATGTGTTCCATGTGGAACCGTGCGCAGGACCCCTTTGTAAGACCATTGAGGCGGCATGCAAGTTGCGTTATCAGAAGTGCTTGGATGCCAGACCGCAACGCGCCATAGTTGGGGATAGGGGTCAGAATCCCAACAATCGAGGCTCTATTGGTGCCACCATCAAGAACATGTTCGGCAACTGGACGAGCAAAAATCGTCTCCAGTCACCGCCCTCTTGA